In Salinarimonas sp., a genomic segment contains:
- a CDS encoding NAD(P)/FAD-dependent oxidoreductase, translating into MATRKRVCVVGAGVSGLAAANAFMRRGHAVTVFERAGDLGGVWEPSRSYPGIKTQSPKDLYRYTGRPMPEGYPEWPTGRQVYEYLRGFAEENGLLPLIRFGRTVTRTDRHADGGWSVETRDDDGASETTECDVLVVASGVFNDKNMPTHPGQDDFVAEGGTVLHSCEYTDPALVRDKDVVVLGFSKSATDVAVSAAKEGARSVSIVYREPVWRIPYRFGNVVNFKHILYARASERMFPSWGLSAAGRAAHVLAKPAVWANWRALETLLDRQFGLSKLGMRPDKPIEETIYCGLPVATEGFFELLHQGRITAYRGTFDHYEDGHVVLTGGERLPVDVAIQATGWKLGVSYLPEAVLDAIREPDGQFRLYRLIVNPDVPDLGFVGFNSSFASVLTSEIAAEWLVRFVDGMLVPQPTKEAMNAAIEEHLRWRRQVRPVAQAYGGLCAAPYHFRHLDELVGDMGCRVRARNPLANFLLPPNAEAYGRYVASAPDYRAAA; encoded by the coding sequence ATGGCGACACGCAAGCGCGTGTGCGTCGTCGGGGCCGGCGTGTCCGGCCTCGCGGCGGCGAACGCCTTCATGCGGCGCGGCCACGCCGTGACCGTCTTCGAGCGCGCCGGCGATCTCGGCGGCGTCTGGGAGCCCTCACGCTCCTATCCGGGCATCAAGACCCAGAGCCCGAAGGACCTCTACCGCTACACCGGCCGGCCGATGCCGGAGGGCTATCCCGAATGGCCGACGGGGCGGCAGGTCTACGAGTATCTGCGCGGCTTCGCGGAGGAGAACGGCCTCCTGCCGCTGATCCGCTTCGGCCGCACGGTCACCCGTACCGACCGCCATGCGGACGGCGGCTGGAGCGTCGAGACGCGCGACGACGACGGCGCGAGCGAGACGACGGAATGCGACGTCCTCGTCGTGGCTTCGGGCGTGTTCAACGACAAGAACATGCCGACCCACCCGGGCCAGGACGACTTCGTGGCCGAGGGCGGAACGGTGCTGCATTCGTGCGAGTACACCGACCCGGCGCTGGTGCGCGACAAGGACGTCGTGGTGCTCGGCTTCTCGAAATCCGCCACCGACGTCGCGGTCAGCGCGGCGAAGGAGGGCGCGCGCTCGGTCTCGATCGTCTATCGCGAGCCGGTCTGGCGCATTCCCTACCGCTTCGGGAACGTGGTCAACTTCAAGCACATCCTCTACGCCCGCGCCTCCGAGCGGATGTTCCCCTCATGGGGCCTCTCGGCGGCCGGGCGCGCGGCGCACGTGCTCGCCAAGCCCGCGGTGTGGGCCAACTGGCGCGCGCTGGAGACGCTGCTCGACCGGCAATTCGGGCTCTCGAAGCTCGGCATGCGGCCGGACAAGCCCATCGAGGAGACGATCTATTGCGGGCTCCCCGTCGCGACGGAAGGCTTCTTCGAGCTCCTGCACCAGGGGCGGATCACCGCCTATCGCGGCACCTTCGACCATTACGAGGACGGCCACGTCGTCCTCACCGGCGGCGAGCGGCTGCCCGTCGACGTCGCTATCCAGGCGACGGGCTGGAAGCTCGGCGTCTCCTACCTGCCCGAGGCGGTGCTCGACGCGATCCGCGAGCCCGACGGCCAGTTCCGGCTCTACCGTCTGATCGTCAATCCGGACGTGCCGGATCTCGGCTTCGTCGGCTTCAACTCGAGCTTCGCCAGCGTGCTGACGAGCGAGATCGCGGCGGAATGGCTGGTGCGCTTCGTCGACGGCATGCTCGTGCCGCAGCCGACGAAGGAGGCGATGAACGCGGCGATCGAGGAGCATCTGAGGTGGCGCAGGCAGGTGCGGCCCGTGGCGCAGGCCTATGGCGGGCTGTGCGCGGCGCCCTATCATTTCCGGCATCTCGACGAGCTCGTCGGCGACATGGGCTGCCGGGTCCGCGCGCGCAATCCGCTGGCGAACTTCCTGCTGCCGCCGAACGCGGAGGCCTATGGGCGCTATGTCGCGAGCGCGCCGGATTACCGCGCCGCCGCGTGA
- a CDS encoding flavodoxin — protein sequence MRTLVAYHSHSGHTRRAAEALAARIGADLAEIRPADGRFRGLIGLVRAIIAARRAQPAPIAPMDTRLEDYDLVVVSTPIWASHISPPARAFLMQNKARLRDYATLYTCAGAGLPEAGEDMARIMGPSPRAVLDLTRRDEGTPAFREKLETFVREIGAG from the coding sequence ATGCGCACCCTCGTCGCCTATCACTCGCACAGCGGCCATACCCGCCGGGCCGCCGAGGCGCTCGCGGCGCGGATCGGGGCCGATCTCGCCGAGATCCGCCCCGCCGACGGACGCTTTCGCGGGCTGATCGGGCTCGTTCGTGCGATCATCGCCGCGCGCCGCGCGCAGCCGGCGCCGATCGCGCCGATGGATACGCGGCTCGAAGACTACGACCTCGTCGTCGTCAGCACGCCGATCTGGGCCTCGCACATCAGCCCGCCGGCGCGCGCCTTCCTGATGCAGAACAAGGCGCGTCTGCGCGACTACGCCACGCTCTACACCTGCGCCGGCGCGGGACTGCCGGAAGCCGGCGAGGACATGGCCCGCATCATGGGGCCGTCCCCACGGGCCGTGCTCGACCTCACCCGTCGCGACGAGGGCACGCCCGCCTTCCGCGAGAAGCTCGAGACCTTCGTGCGGGAGATCGGGGCGGGGTGA
- a CDS encoding AraC family transcriptional regulator yields the protein MAGSRLAAYAKVDTRDVDEAAEKVGRIFCAHRLSALSGARRFHARHENAPVTIGKRRAGSINQVVYGGDVAIDPGCLDRFFLVQLPLSGAATILCGRRATETAPGRAASILSPTEPVTMRWSGSCAQLILMLDRTHVERAAARFLDRAEGPVVFAPSLDLERGVGPAVAAQMQRMAALAEAGAREPRLMPRLGEVLDAALATLLFGQPSDAGLAEAPVPEAPPRAVARALAFIDVHLAEGIDNAALCAEAGIGLRALQAAFRRTLGRSIGEVVRERRLDALHARLKDPAETRAVGDLMLDLGLWHLGRAAEAYRRRFGETPRDTRRRG from the coding sequence ATGGCCGGAAGCCGGCTCGCCGCCTACGCCAAGGTCGACACGCGCGACGTCGACGAGGCCGCCGAGAAGGTCGGCCGGATCTTCTGCGCCCATCGCCTGAGCGCGCTCTCCGGCGCGCGGCGCTTCCATGCCCGCCACGAGAACGCGCCGGTGACGATCGGCAAGCGCCGCGCGGGCTCGATCAACCAGGTCGTCTATGGCGGCGACGTCGCCATCGATCCGGGCTGCCTCGATCGCTTCTTCCTGGTGCAGCTGCCGCTCTCGGGGGCGGCGACGATCCTGTGCGGCCGGCGCGCGACCGAGACCGCCCCAGGCCGCGCCGCCTCGATCCTGTCGCCGACGGAGCCCGTCACCATGCGCTGGTCCGGCTCCTGCGCCCAGCTCATCCTGATGCTCGACCGCACCCATGTGGAGCGCGCCGCCGCGCGCTTCCTCGACCGCGCCGAGGGCCCGGTCGTGTTCGCGCCCTCCCTCGACCTCGAGCGCGGCGTCGGCCCGGCGGTGGCGGCGCAGATGCAGCGGATGGCGGCCTTGGCCGAGGCCGGCGCGCGGGAGCCGCGGCTGATGCCCCGCCTCGGCGAGGTGCTCGACGCCGCCCTCGCGACCCTGCTGTTCGGCCAGCCCTCCGATGCCGGCCTCGCCGAGGCGCCCGTGCCGGAGGCGCCGCCGCGGGCGGTGGCCCGGGCGCTCGCCTTCATCGACGTGCATCTCGCGGAGGGGATCGACAATGCCGCGCTCTGCGCCGAGGCCGGGATCGGCCTGCGGGCGTTGCAGGCGGCCTTTCGCAGGACGCTCGGGCGGTCCATCGGCGAGGTCGTGCGCGAGCGCCGGCTCGACGCGCTGCACGCCCGGCTGAAGGACCCCGCCGAGACCCGCGCCGTCGGCGACCTGATGCTGGATCTGGGCCTCTGGCATCTCGGCCGCGCCGCGGAGGCCTATCGCCGCCGCTTCGGCGAGACGCCCCGCGACACGCGCCGGCGGGGGTGA
- a CDS encoding cupin domain-containing protein, with the protein MDKTPANMAPVMTGPGITKAGTGLNAVEWSILGHTYWLKTEGQSCFSFETLDPPGTFVPPHVHPTQDEFIFVLEGRFDLYLDGEHHQAHAGDLVCMPMGIPHGYYNLTQQNARALFWVSPARRLRELFDNLHNLGDPAEVVRQSAMREVLFLKPEEMAFDPLNMK; encoded by the coding sequence ATGGACAAGACCCCCGCCAACATGGCCCCCGTCATGACCGGCCCCGGCATCACCAAGGCCGGCACGGGACTGAACGCGGTCGAATGGTCGATCCTCGGCCACACCTACTGGCTCAAGACCGAAGGCCAGAGCTGCTTCTCCTTCGAGACGCTCGACCCGCCGGGCACCTTCGTGCCGCCGCACGTCCACCCGACGCAGGACGAGTTCATCTTCGTGCTCGAGGGCCGCTTCGACCTCTATCTCGACGGCGAGCATCACCAGGCCCATGCCGGCGATCTCGTGTGCATGCCCATGGGCATCCCGCACGGCTACTACAATCTCACGCAGCAGAACGCCCGCGCCCTGTTCTGGGTGAGCCCGGCCCGGCGCCTGCGCGAGCTCTTCGACAACCTCCACAATCTCGGCGACCCCGCCGAGGTGGTGCGCCAGTCGGCCATGCGCGAGGTGCTCTTCCTCAAGCCGGAAGAGATGGCCTTCGACCCGCTGAACATGAAGTGA